A genomic region of Mycobacterium senriense contains the following coding sequences:
- a CDS encoding DUF2652 domain-containing protein → MAIRRAVLLIADIGGYTHYMQWNRTHLAHAQLTVAGLLESVINAGKGLKLAKLEGDAAFFCAPDSHAKEVVCDRLSRMRASFLERRERMKNDIACQCASCEQLEKLSLKFVVHVGEVADQKVKRHVELAGFDVILVHRMLKNLVPVAEYVLMTDPVAACLDEPMRQLCMPLVHVFDGIGETSTHYIDLAAVQVPVASPRRSFLRRLGATTRFEIDALPFTLGMKEPAQGFRNLGRGAEEVSA, encoded by the coding sequence ATGGCAATTCGGCGCGCGGTTCTGCTCATCGCCGACATCGGCGGGTACACGCATTACATGCAGTGGAACCGGACGCACCTTGCGCATGCCCAGCTGACGGTTGCGGGCCTGTTGGAGTCGGTCATCAACGCGGGCAAGGGTTTGAAGCTGGCCAAACTCGAGGGTGACGCCGCGTTCTTCTGCGCACCGGACAGCCACGCCAAAGAGGTGGTGTGCGACCGCCTGTCAAGGATGCGTGCGTCGTTCCTGGAGCGGCGCGAGCGGATGAAAAACGACATCGCCTGCCAATGCGCGAGTTGCGAACAGCTGGAGAAACTGTCGCTCAAGTTCGTCGTGCACGTGGGCGAGGTGGCGGATCAGAAGGTGAAACGCCACGTCGAGCTGGCCGGTTTCGATGTCATTCTGGTGCACCGCATGCTGAAAAACTTGGTGCCGGTAGCCGAATACGTGCTGATGACCGATCCCGTCGCGGCATGCCTCGACGAGCCTATGCGCCAGCTTTGCATGCCGTTGGTGCACGTCTTCGACGGCATCGGAGAAACGTCGACGCACTACATCGACCTTGCGGCGGTGCAGGTTCCCGTCGCGTCGCCGCGCCGCAGCTTTCTCCGCCGGCTTGGCGCGACGACGAGGTTCGAAATCGACGCCCTGCCCTTCACGCTCGGCATGAAGGAGCCCGCACAGGGGTTCCGCAACCTGGGCCGGGGCGCCGAGGAAGTCTCCGCGTAG